Proteins from a genomic interval of Euleptes europaea isolate rEulEur1 chromosome 18, rEulEur1.hap1, whole genome shotgun sequence:
- the LOC130490921 gene encoding membrane primary amine oxidase-like: protein MNLKILLILFMMALATILVLVSILLTWKEKTTQCDVEPQASLKKRHNNQSLVFAGLSAEEMDHVIRYLQSHLGLPLVDAFHANPSDNCIYYVDLQLPCKDEVLEFLDHGGAFPTRQALVVVYFGGQSDPNITEYVVGPLPVPTYHQDVTVQKYGGKIPYHSRTVLGNEYEQIGEFLLEKKLREAPTFLNQVFGHNGSNFQALTSAPRGFQSGDRATWFALFQNVPGFFLHPVGLELLVDHSSLNISLWSVPKVFYNGQYYSGLAELERAFLEKRVHVEKVKPVSSDGGFSSVNPRVPPGGFGPLHYEPCGPRYSVSNNQVVSSLWSFAFRMDVNRGPHIYDVRFRGHRIVYELSVQDAMSVYGSNSPGGMSTRYMDGNFGMGRFTYSLVKGVDCPYSATYLDATYLIETVKPEVQKNSICVFEESLGAPFRRHYSNLQSLFYGGLPGSALVLRSVATMGNYDYVWDFVFHLNGAIESKVRATGYITSSFFYGDGLDYGNRVADHTLGTIHTHLINYKVDLDVADILFYDQDELPEDPDFRRVTLEEAQRTYAQSVRLVGLHKKIQILLEQAAVPIVTAAAAAKLEVDRALTDQRQAEEQLLVDAAAARARATAGTGACKLKWHLRRHRSQASNPPASSLRRSQHHSNLRYKRRLGSWDNNPLASSLWRSQLQDSLRHLHHQMGLLMGEDAPRGEAPQPSGASLQDKKRPQLYAPEK from the exons ATGAATCTGAAAATCCTTCTTATCCTTTTCATGATGGCTCTGGCCACTATTTTGGTCTTAGTGTCTATTTTGCTGACCTGGAAGGAGAAAACGACCCAATGTGATGTCGAGCCACAGGCTTCACTGAAGAAAAGGCACAACAACCAGAGTTTGGTTTTTGCTGGCTTGTCAGCTGAAGAGATGGACCACGTGATAAGGTATCTCCAGTCCCACCTGGGTTTGCCATTGGTAGATGCTTTTCATGCCAACCCTTCTGATAACTGCATTTATTATGTGGATTTGCAGCTTCCCTGCAAAGATGAGGTACTCGAGTTCCTTGACCATGGTGGGGCATTCCCCACTCGACAGGCACTGGTCGTGGTGTACTTTGGAGGCCAGTCAGACCCCAATATCACGGAGTATGTGGTGGGCCCACTCCCAGTGCCGACATATCATCAGGATGTGACAGTGCAAAAGTATGGTGGGAAAATACCCTACCACAGTAGAACGGTGCTGGGCAATGAATATGAGCAGATTGGAGAATTCTTACTGGAAAAGAAACTTCGGGAGGCACCCACCTTTCTGAACCAGGTATTTGGGCACAATGGGAGTAACTTCCAAGCTCTCACATCAGCTCCTCGGGGGTTCCAGTCTGGAGATCGTGCCACTTGGTTTGCCTTGTTCCAGAATGTACCTGGCTTCTTCCTTCATCCTGTGGGACTGGAGCTGTTGGTAGACCACAGCAGTCTGAACATCTCTCTCTGGAGTGTGCCAAAAGTGTTTTACAATGGACAATACTACAGTGGTTTGGCAGAGCTGGAAAGAGCATTCCTAGAGAAGCGTGTGCATGTAGAGAAGGTCAAGCCAGTGTCCTCTGATGGGGGTTTTTCCTCGGTTAATCCGAGGGTCCCCCCCGGAGGATTTGGTCCATTGCACTATGAGCCTTGTGGGCCACGGTACAGTGTGAGCAACAACCAGGTTGTCTCCTCTTTGTGGAGCTTTGCTTTCAGGATGGACGTGAACAGGGGACCACATATCTATGATGTCCGATTCCGGGGCCACAGGATTGTGTATGAGCTTAGTGTGCAGGATGCCATGTCAGTCTATGGCTCCAACAGCCCTGGTGGGATGTCAACCCGGTACATGGATGGGAACTTTGGAATGGGAAGATTTACATATTCACTGGTCAAGGGGGTGGACTGCCCTTACTCGGCCACTTATCTTGACGCTACCTATTTAATTGAGACCGTAAAGCCAGAGGTGCAGAAGAACTCCATCTGTGTTTTTGAGGAAAGTCTTGGAGCCCCATTTCGACGCCATTACTCCAACCTTCAGTCGCTCTTCTATGGGGGGCTGCCTGGCTCTGCCCTGGTCTTGCGTTCCGTGGCCACCATGGGCAACTATGACTATGTCTGGGACTTTGTTTTCCATCTGAATGGTGCCATTGAAAGCAAAGTACGAGCCACTGGCTATATCACTTCATCTTTCTTCTATGGCGATGGGCTGGACTATGGCAACAGGGTTGCCGATCATACCCTTGGAACCATCCATACTCACCTGATCAACTACAAGGTAGACTTGGATGTTGCAG ATATCCTTTTTTATGATCAG gacgagctccccgaggaccctgacTTTCGGCGTGTCaccttggaggaggcgcagcggacttacgcCCAGTCTGttcggctggttgggctg CATAAGAAAATCCAAATACTCTTGGAGCAGGCGGCAGTACCAATTGtgacagccgccgccgccgccaaactCGAGGTGGACCGCGCGCTCACTGACCAGAGGCAGgcagaggagcaactgttggtggatgcAGCCGCCGCTCGGGCGCGGGCGACGGCAGGAACGGGAGCGTG CAAGCTCAAGTGGCACCTGCgcaggcaccggtcccaggccagcaaccccccggccagcagcctccggcGCAGTCAGCACCACAGCAACCTCCGGTACAAGCGCCGCCTGGGCAGCTGGGACAACAACCCCCTGGCCAGCAGCCTCTGGCGCAGCCAGCTCCAGGACAGCCTCCGGCACCTCCACCA ccagatggGACTCCTCATGGGAGAGGACGCGCCCaggggagaggcaccgcagccgagcggagcatccctCCAAGACAAAAAACGCCCCCAGCTCTACGCGCCTGAGAAGTGA